The Pseudomonas sp. S06B 330 genome contains the following window.
CCACTGAGCACTATGACTTGATCGTGCTCGACATCATGCTCCCGGGTATCGATGGCTATACCCTGTGCAAACGCCTGCGCGAAGATGCCCGGCGTGACACACCGGTAATCATGCTTACCGCCCGCGATCAGCTTGACGACCGCTTGCAAGGCTTTCGCTCGGGCGCCGATGACTACCTGCTCAAACCATTCGCGTTGTCGGAACTGGCCGCGCGTATCGAGGCGGTGCTGCGTCGGGCTCAAGGCGGTGGCCGGCGTACGCTGCAGGTCAGCGACCTGATCTATGATCTGGACACGTTGGAAGTGACCCGTGAAGGCAAGTTGCTCAAGCTCAACCCGGTTGGCTTGAAGTTACTGGCCGTGCTGATGCAGAAAAGCCCTCACGTACTGCGCCGCGAAGTACTGGAAGAGGCGCTGTGGGGTGACGATTGTCCAGACAGCGACAGCCTGCGTAGCCATGTTCACCAATTGCGTCAGGTGATCGACAAACCGTTCGAAAAATCGTTGTTGCATACCGTTCACGGCGTGGGTTATCGCTTGGCCGAGGGCCGTGATGGAGTTTAAGCAAAGCCTTGCCCAGCGGATCATCATCGCTTTCGCCTTGATGAGTGCATTGGTGGCGGGTGCATTCGCCTTCGGTATTGTTGCCACGGTGCACCTGGTTGAAGAACGCTTGATCTCGGCGGTCCTTGGCGGTGACTTGCAGCGCCTGCTGCGCATGGACAGCGTCAGTGACTGGAGTCACCGCCCACGCCCCGATCAGCTGTTCTACTACAGTGGCGGGCGCGACGATTTCGAATTGCCCAAGGACCTGCGTCACCTGAGTGCAGGCTTTCATGAAGTGTTTCGCGAGCAATTGTCCTATCACGCCATGGTTGAAGTGGTGGATGGACGGCGTTACGTATTGCTCCAGGATCAGAGCGATTTCGAAGAGCGCGAGCGTGTACTGTTTGCGGTCGTGGTGGTGGGCTTTGTGCTCAGTCTGGCGCTGGCCGTGTTCCTTGGCTGGGTATTGGCCCGTCGGGTGATGGCGCCAGTGATCCGCCTGGCACGCCAGGTCCGTCATCGCGACCAGCTGTTGGGCCTGGCGCCTCCTCTGGCACCTGATTACGCGGCCGATGAAGTCGGGCAGCTGGCAGTGGCCTTCGATGACACCCTGGGACGCCTGCGTGATGCCCTGACCCGCGAACGGCTGTTCACCAGCGATGTCAGCCATGAATTGCGCACGCCGTTGATGGTGTTGGCCAGTTCGTGCGAGTTGCTGTTGGTCAACCCCAATATCGACACTCGCGCACGCTCTCAGGTTGAACGCATCGCCCGCGCTACTGAAGAAATGCAGG
Protein-coding sequences here:
- the colR gene encoding two-component system response regulator ColR; this translates as MRILLVEDNRDILANLADYLGLKGYTVDCAQDGLSGLHLAATEHYDLIVLDIMLPGIDGYTLCKRLREDARRDTPVIMLTARDQLDDRLQGFRSGADDYLLKPFALSELAARIEAVLRRAQGGGRRTLQVSDLIYDLDTLEVTREGKLLKLNPVGLKLLAVLMQKSPHVLRREVLEEALWGDDCPDSDSLRSHVHQLRQVIDKPFEKSLLHTVHGVGYRLAEGRDGV
- a CDS encoding sensor histidine kinase, which translates into the protein MEFKQSLAQRIIIAFALMSALVAGAFAFGIVATVHLVEERLISAVLGGDLQRLLRMDSVSDWSHRPRPDQLFYYSGGRDDFELPKDLRHLSAGFHEVFREQLSYHAMVEVVDGRRYVLLQDQSDFEERERVLFAVVVVGFVLSLALAVFLGWVLARRVMAPVIRLARQVRHRDQLLGLAPPLAPDYAADEVGQLAVAFDDTLGRLRDALTRERLFTSDVSHELRTPLMVLASSCELLLVNPNIDTRARSQVERIARATEEMQELVKTFLMLARAQRDEGAVASQASLKEVADDLIGVWRDTIEQKGLTLLYDASAGLPTLYNATFLQAVMGNLLRNAAHYTDYGFIRLTLEPTGFLVEDSGVGIPEEQREAMFRPFVRGDERRGEGLGLGLSLVQRICDDQNWTVSLTAMEPHGCRFHVDLSRGPERSLEGQ